The nucleotide sequence TGGTTTTCCCCAGTCAGTAGTATTGTTGGGATGACCCCATTATTGTTATCTCCTTATATGATGTATTGGTTCTCGCAAATAAATAAGGAAAGCTTCACATTATTTGGCGCCTTATTATTCATGTACGGATTCATTAAATTTTTACCGTTGGAGCAGTTCTTCTCTCGCCGAGCTTTTCTGACGATTATTCAAATGATTATAGGTCTTTTAAGTATTTGGTTGGTTCGACCCTTTGTGATTCAATTATTGCTTCCTGCCGTGACTCTCATTAGTGGAGCTGCTTTCTTTTACTATAAAAAAAATAAATTAATCAGGTTCTCGTTCGGGGTAGGATTTATCACTCTATTTAGTATGATCGGCCTTTTGGGCTCTCCGGGGCAGGCTTCACACGCAACTGTGGCACAAGCTATTAGAGAGCCGACAAAAATCTACCAGAAAGATGTTCCTATTGTGAATAAGTGTCATGAAAGCATTTTGAATTGGCAGCAGGCAGAATTTCTACCGTCTTTTGTCGATAAGCGAATGCGAGGGTTAATGGAGCAGAGATGTAGAATTTTCACGATCCTTGGTTACGAAAGTAATCCTACGGTATTGAAGTCATTCTTCAGCGTTGATTGGTTTCCTATGAGTTCTCTCGAGGCTATTTATTACATACCAACCGCTTTTTTCTATGGAGTTTTGTCTCCTAACTTTTGGGAGTTGCGATCGATTATTGAACCTAAATTCTCGATTTTTTACTTATTTTCTATTTTAGAATCTTACTTGATGTATGCGGGATTAGCAGGCCTTTTTTTATGGGTACTTCGTTATAGGCAATTTTCTGTTTTAGTGCCTATATTGTGTTCTTTAAGTGTTATGACCATATTTGCAATAGCAACTCCATTTTTAGGAGCTCTGTATCGCTACCGTTATTCATGGTGGATTTTATTAATTGGTTTAGGGTTGGCCGCGCTCTCGGAATTACGTAATAGGCGAATAAATGAAGGTTGTCATACCACAGGAAGTAACTCATCCAAAGTGAAAATAATTAAGATTATTGATTGAGAAAAGAAAGTGATGGTAAAAACGATGAATATCGAGTTGAGGCTTCCCCTCAAATAATGAGGCTTTAATTGCCATATGGCGAAAAGAATTTTTGATGTTAATCTAGCCTTGTTGTCGCTAGCGATTTTGAGTCCTATTTTACTCATAGTTGCTTTTCTAGTTTGGATATCTTCGCCAGGTCCTGTCTTGCATTGGAGTCAGCGGGTAGGAAAAAACAACCAGCGCTTTAAAATGCCTAAGTTTCGAAGTATGAATATTGCTACACCGACGGTGGCTACCGATGTATTAATAAATCCGGAGCAGTGGTTAACACCAATTGGGGCATTTTTACGAAAAACGAGTCTTGATGAGCTTCCTCAACTATGGCCTATTTTTATTGGTAACATGAGTTTTGTTGGTCCTAGGCCCGCGCTTTTTAATCAATATGACTTGATAGATCGAAGGACAAAAGCTGGCATTCACATCCTGTTACCTGGTTTAACGGGATGGGCTCAGATCCAGGGCCGAG is from Pseudomonadota bacterium and encodes:
- a CDS encoding sugar transferase, translating into MAKRIFDVNLALLSLAILSPILLIVAFLVWISSPGPVLHWSQRVGKNNQRFKMPKFRSMNIATPTVATDVLINPEQWLTPIGAFLRKTSLDELPQLWPIFIGNMSFVGPRPALFNQYDLIDRRTKAGIHILLPGLTGWAQIQGRDTIAQDEKISLDIEYLNKRSFLFDVYIISKTFWKIWDVRSVSH